In Tursiops truncatus isolate mTurTru1 chromosome X, mTurTru1.mat.Y, whole genome shotgun sequence, the following proteins share a genomic window:
- the ZNF275 gene encoding zinc finger protein 275 produces MGEVAQSQEMASTSSPTASEHSPEVKQNGDSEGRGGSPQNLPVEHHFACKECGDAFRLKVLLVQHQRIHSEEKGWECGDCGQAFRGVSEFNDHRKSHVAAEPRPGPSRALDEAVEKREQMEREAKPFECEECGKRFKKNAGLSQHLRVHSREKPFDCEECGRSFKVNTHLFRHQKLHTSEKPFACKTCGRDFLDRQEFLKHQRMHTGHLPFDCDDCGKSFRGVNGLAEHQRIHSGAKPYGCPHCGKLFRRSSELTKHRRIHTGEKPYECSQCGKAFRQSSSLLEHQRIHTGERPYACGDCGKAFRGPSDLIKHRRIHSGLKPYECDKCGKAFRRSSGLSRHRRTHSGARRCECSECGRVFKRRSALQKHQPTHRE; encoded by the coding sequence ATGGGTGAAGTCGCCCAGTCACAGGAGATGGCGTCCACGAGCTCCCCGACGGCCAGCGAGCACAGCCCTGAGGTCAAACAGAACGGGGactctgaggggaggggagggagccccCAGAATCTGCCTGTAGAACATCATTTTGCGTGTAAAGAGTGTGGGGATGCCTTTCGGCTTAAGGTCCTCCTCGTGCAGCACCAGCGAATTCACAGTGAGGAAAAGGGTTGGGAGTGCGGTGATTGCGGGCAGGCTTTTCGCGGGGTGTCTGAGTTCAACGATCACCGGAAGAGCCACGTGGCGGCAGAGCCCCGGCCGGGCCCCAGCCGGGCCCTTGACGAGGCCGTGGAGAAGAGGGAGCAAATGGAGAGGGAGGCGAAGCCCTTCGAGTGTGAAGAATGTGGGAAAAGGTTCAAGAAGAACGCGGGCCTCAGTCAGCATCTGCGCGTCCACAGCCGCGAGAAGCCCTTTGACTGCGAGGAATGCGGCCGCTCCTTCAAAGTCAACACCCACCTCTTTCGCCATCAGAAGCTGCACACTTCGGAGAAACCCTTTGCCTGCAAGACGTGTGGCAGGGATTTCCTGGATCGCCAGGAGTTTCTCAAGCACCAGCGGATGCACACCGGCCACCTGCCCTTCGACTGCGACGACTGCGGCAAGTCCTTCCGAGGGGTCAACGGCCTGGCCGAGCACCAGCGCATCCACAGCGGGGCCAAGCCCTACGGCTGCCCCCACTGCGGCAAGCTCTTCCGGAGGAGCTCAGAGCTCACCAAGCATCGGCGGATCCACACGGGCGAGAAGCCGTACGAGTGCAGCCAGTGCGGGAAGGCCTTCCGGCAGAGCTCCAGCCTCCTGGAGCACCAGCGCATCCACACCGGGGAGCGGCCCTACGCGTGTGGCGACTGCGGCAAGGCCTTCCGGGGGCCCTCCGACCTCATCAAACACCGGCGCATCCACAGCGGACTGAAACCCTACGAGTGCGACAAGTGCGGGAAGGCCTTCCGCCGGAGCTCCGGCCTGAGTCGCCATCGGAGGACCCACAGCGGGGCAAGACGCTGCGAGTGCAGCGAGTGTGGCCGCGTGTTCAAGAGGCGGTCCGCGCTGCAGAAGCATCAACCGACCCACCGCGAGTAG